In one uncultured Devosia sp. genomic region, the following are encoded:
- a CDS encoding SIR2 family protein, which produces MNRNPVIILGSGASAAHGVPGMWPLGQMLQAAVVPGVWTSGELMQWDAFKAELAGGADLESALGSIRLTERQTDFVATETRRFLLPSDLAVMSRLFADRRSLPLSRLIRHVFRSAQTAINVVTPNYDRLAEFAADAAEFPFYTGFNPGLFQGRGRGTRQPRRADKTVYVWKVHGSFDWFIDGAQQIVASPVMHDVPSGHTPLMVTPGIDKYRRTHIEPYSSVLANANASLQDGKAYLCVGYGFNDEHLQQKLVERCDRDSVPLVVLTKELTPTARTFLASGRCRSYLALEETPGGTMAYADWKPSGFELTGVDHWGLNGFLDLVLGSGA; this is translated from the coding sequence GTGAACCGCAATCCAGTAATCATACTTGGTAGCGGCGCATCCGCCGCGCACGGTGTACCCGGCATGTGGCCCTTGGGACAGATGTTGCAGGCAGCGGTGGTCCCGGGCGTTTGGACATCCGGCGAGCTTATGCAATGGGACGCATTCAAAGCGGAGCTAGCGGGCGGCGCCGATTTGGAGTCAGCACTAGGCTCGATCCGTCTCACCGAAAGACAGACCGATTTCGTCGCCACCGAGACACGCCGCTTTCTTTTGCCGTCTGACCTCGCTGTCATGTCCCGCCTTTTCGCCGACAGGCGATCGCTTCCACTGTCCCGCCTGATACGGCACGTGTTCCGGAGCGCGCAGACGGCGATCAACGTGGTCACGCCCAATTACGACCGCCTGGCGGAGTTCGCTGCCGACGCTGCGGAGTTTCCGTTTTACACCGGCTTTAATCCTGGCCTGTTTCAAGGTCGGGGACGAGGAACGCGTCAACCCAGACGCGCCGACAAGACGGTCTACGTCTGGAAAGTACATGGATCGTTCGACTGGTTCATCGACGGGGCCCAACAGATCGTTGCCTCGCCCGTGATGCATGACGTCCCGAGCGGCCATACGCCTCTTATGGTGACTCCCGGCATAGACAAGTACAGGCGGACGCATATCGAACCATATAGCAGTGTGCTCGCCAACGCGAACGCCAGCTTACAAGATGGGAAGGCCTATCTCTGCGTCGGTTACGGCTTTAACGACGAACACCTGCAACAAAAGCTGGTGGAGCGTTGTGATCGGGATTCCGTGCCGCTTGTCGTCTTGACCAAAGAGCTGACGCCGACCGCCAGGACATTTTTGGCCAGCGGGCGTTGCAGAAGCTACCTCGCGCTCGAAGAGACCCCGGGTGGAACGATGGCATATGCAGATTGGAAACCGAGCGGCTTCGAGCTCACAGGGGTTGATCACTGGGGACTGAACGGCTTTTTGGATCTAGTTCTTGGGAGCGGTGCATGA
- a CDS encoding gamma-glutamylcyclotransferase family protein: protein MTQNPLFVYGTLQDVDILGAVLGRTVEVSVFRPAIAPDYRAVVFPGRVYPALVPATGQYAAGLLLTCLTFADLAALDAFEGNEYRRDRIDVVVDGTTILAEAYFPVMPVPATQPAWTLAEWTTHHKPSVLQGEIETAMALRKRLGTSP from the coding sequence GTGACGCAAAACCCGCTCTTTGTTTATGGCACCCTGCAGGATGTCGATATCCTGGGTGCCGTCTTGGGCCGAACTGTCGAGGTTTCTGTCTTCCGGCCGGCTATTGCGCCCGATTATCGCGCCGTCGTTTTTCCCGGCCGCGTCTATCCCGCCCTGGTACCAGCAACCGGCCAATATGCTGCAGGCTTGCTGCTGACTTGCTTGACCTTTGCTGACCTCGCCGCGCTCGATGCCTTCGAGGGCAATGAATATCGCCGGGACCGCATCGACGTCGTCGTCGATGGCACGACCATTCTGGCCGAAGCCTATTTCCCCGTCATGCCCGTTCCCGCTACCCAGCCCGCCTGGACGCTGGCGGAATGGACAACCCATCATAAGCCATCCGTACTGCAGGGGGAGATCGAAACAGCCATGGCCCTGCGCAAGCGCCTCGGCACCTCACCCTGA
- a CDS encoding ATP-binding protein has protein sequence MSILDFHDDDALGRVQSVDTATVVVRVDAVEALRSLQVNRLVALQSSLAGQHLIGIIQKITRTAIQESSTADVDQQDQAYPELNLVRVALIGTLLDMVGSRTNVFRRTLETVPEIDACCFPLEKERLTRFMEVISAVTAGGQRLSLGAYTLDPSAEAFVNGNKLFQRHAVVVGSTGSGKSWTTARLLEQIAELSSANAIVFDIHGEYGSLIGDGIEHMRVAGPVDVDAGRSLIQGVLHLPFWLLSYEALVSMFVDRTEVTAPNQAMIMSRAIVEAKKAFLEAGDHNEVLANFTIDSPVPFDIDAVLNELNRLNTEMVAGARGEKMGDFNGKLSRLIQRLESKRQDRRLGFLFPPPGIASTYAWLDELVQLLMAGRSGKAGKGGVKILDFSEVPSDILPLIVGMVARLAFSLQQWTPTEERHPVALFCDEAHLYIPQDVASGMAENSVAVFERIAKEGRKYGVGLVVISQRPAEVNRTVVSQCSNLIAMRLTNGEDQAVVRRLLPDSLGGFGDLLPVLDTGEALVVGDAILLPTRIRVAKPKNEPRSGTIDFWDRWADATTKVDLPTAVESWRRQSLTR, from the coding sequence ATGAGCATTTTGGACTTTCACGACGACGACGCACTTGGTCGCGTGCAGTCGGTGGACACAGCCACCGTGGTTGTCCGCGTAGACGCTGTGGAAGCGCTACGTTCACTTCAGGTCAATCGCCTCGTCGCGCTGCAGAGCAGTTTGGCCGGCCAGCACCTCATCGGCATTATCCAGAAAATCACCCGAACGGCGATCCAAGAATCCTCCACAGCAGACGTCGATCAGCAGGACCAGGCATATCCCGAGCTGAACCTCGTCCGTGTTGCCCTAATCGGCACGCTGCTCGACATGGTGGGGTCCCGGACAAATGTCTTCCGGCGCACGTTGGAAACCGTGCCTGAAATCGACGCCTGCTGCTTCCCTCTCGAAAAGGAACGCCTGACGCGGTTCATGGAAGTGATTTCTGCGGTCACTGCCGGTGGGCAACGACTGTCGCTGGGCGCATACACTCTGGACCCGAGCGCCGAGGCGTTCGTCAACGGCAACAAGCTGTTCCAGCGCCATGCGGTGGTTGTGGGAAGCACCGGCTCGGGCAAGTCGTGGACCACCGCTCGATTGCTCGAACAGATCGCTGAACTGTCCAGCGCGAATGCGATCGTCTTCGATATCCATGGCGAGTATGGCTCACTCATCGGCGACGGTATCGAGCACATGCGTGTGGCGGGGCCTGTCGACGTCGACGCAGGCCGATCGCTAATCCAAGGCGTGCTCCATCTTCCGTTCTGGCTCCTTAGCTACGAAGCGCTTGTCTCGATGTTCGTCGATCGCACTGAAGTGACCGCACCTAATCAAGCGATGATAATGTCTCGCGCAATCGTAGAGGCCAAAAAGGCGTTTCTCGAAGCTGGCGACCACAACGAGGTGCTCGCCAACTTCACTATCGATAGCCCGGTGCCTTTCGACATCGACGCGGTTCTGAACGAACTGAACCGGCTCAACACGGAGATGGTCGCCGGCGCCCGAGGCGAAAAGATGGGCGACTTCAACGGCAAGTTGAGCCGACTGATTCAGCGTCTCGAAAGCAAGCGGCAAGATCGGCGTCTGGGTTTCCTGTTTCCGCCACCGGGTATTGCCTCCACCTACGCTTGGCTGGACGAACTAGTTCAGTTGCTGATGGCCGGTCGTTCCGGGAAAGCCGGGAAAGGTGGCGTGAAGATTTTGGACTTCTCGGAAGTTCCATCCGACATCCTCCCGCTAATCGTGGGAATGGTCGCAAGGCTCGCCTTTTCATTGCAACAATGGACCCCAACGGAAGAACGGCATCCCGTCGCCCTGTTCTGCGACGAGGCGCACCTCTACATCCCCCAAGACGTCGCGTCGGGCATGGCAGAGAACTCCGTGGCCGTGTTCGAACGTATCGCCAAGGAAGGCCGCAAATACGGCGTGGGACTGGTGGTGATTTCCCAACGGCCGGCAGAAGTTAATAGGACGGTCGTCAGCCAGTGCAGTAACCTAATCGCCATGCGACTGACGAACGGCGAGGATCAAGCCGTAGTCCGGCGGTTGCTACCAGATAGCCTGGGAGGTTTTGGCGACCTACTGCCGGTCCTGGACACCGGCGAGGCACTAGTTGTGGGTGACGCGATATTGTTACCGACCAGAATACGCGTCGCGAAGCCGAAGAACGAACCTCGCAGCGGAACCATCGATTTCTGGGATCGCTGGGCGGATGCTACTACAAAGGTGGATCTGCCGACGGCAGTAGAGAGCTGGCGGCGCCAATCGCTCACCAGATGA
- the rplU gene encoding 50S ribosomal protein L21 gives MTFAVIKTGGKQYKVAANDVLKIEKLDAEAGTIVTFDQVLMVDGEVGAPLVEGALVAAELLETRKQKTVIIFKKNRRHNYRRRNGHRQLLSTVRITEILTGGAKPTIKAAGVATSTESVTEKAPAKKAAAPKADAAEAKAPAAKKAAAPKKAAATDDAAAEKPAKKPAAKKAAPKADDKE, from the coding sequence ATGACTTTCGCCGTGATCAAGACCGGTGGCAAGCAGTACAAGGTTGCCGCCAACGACGTTCTCAAGATTGAAAAGCTCGATGCCGAAGCCGGCACCATCGTGACCTTCGACCAGGTCCTGATGGTTGATGGCGAAGTGGGTGCTCCGCTGGTTGAAGGCGCGCTTGTCGCCGCCGAACTGCTCGAGACCCGCAAGCAGAAGACGGTCATCATCTTCAAGAAGAACCGTCGCCACAATTACCGTCGCCGCAACGGCCACCGCCAGCTGCTGTCGACCGTTCGCATCACCGAAATCCTGACCGGCGGCGCCAAGCCGACCATCAAGGCTGCCGGCGTTGCAACCTCGACCGAAAGCGTGACCGAGAAGGCCCCGGCCAAGAAGGCAGCAGCTCCCAAGGCTGACGCCGCTGAAGCCAAGGCTCCGGCTGCAAAGAAGGCTGCTGCCCCCAAAAAGGCCGCTGCCACCGATGACGCTGCCGCTGAAAAGCCGGCAAAGAAGCCTGCGGCCAAGAAGGCCGCTCCCAAGGCTGACGACAAGGAATAG
- a CDS encoding MBL fold metallo-hydrolase, giving the protein MVQRRDVIAGMAAAPLVAWGLAPALAQPDVALDGDVIMTDAGDITIHPVDHASLLIGFNGETIYVDPVGGAALYEGLPQPTAILVTHGHGDHFDLPTLEAIAGTAPILTSQEVFDKLPEGLKANASAIANGDDTSLNGMVISAIAAHNVTADRMQYHPVGVGNGYVLTLGDTLVYVAGDTEPTDEMLALRNIEVAFLPMNLPYTMTPDQAVEAANIFKPKILYPYHYGDSDLSVLEARIDPAVELRLRNWYPNGQG; this is encoded by the coding sequence ATGGTACAAAGGCGCGATGTGATTGCGGGCATGGCAGCGGCCCCGCTCGTGGCCTGGGGCCTCGCCCCGGCACTGGCCCAGCCCGATGTGGCGCTGGATGGCGATGTCATCATGACCGATGCCGGCGACATCACCATTCACCCGGTCGACCACGCCAGCCTCCTCATCGGCTTCAACGGCGAGACCATCTATGTCGATCCCGTTGGCGGCGCAGCGCTCTACGAAGGCCTGCCCCAGCCCACGGCCATCCTCGTCACCCATGGCCATGGCGACCATTTCGATCTGCCCACGCTCGAGGCCATTGCGGGTACGGCACCGATCCTCACCAGTCAGGAAGTGTTCGACAAGCTGCCCGAGGGCCTCAAGGCCAATGCCAGCGCCATTGCCAATGGCGACGATACCAGCCTCAACGGCATGGTGATCTCGGCCATTGCTGCCCACAATGTCACCGCCGACCGCATGCAGTATCATCCCGTCGGCGTCGGCAATGGCTATGTGCTGACCCTTGGCGACACGCTGGTCTATGTCGCCGGCGATACCGAACCGACCGACGAAATGCTGGCCCTGCGCAATATCGAAGTCGCGTTCCTGCCGATGAACCTGCCCTATACCATGACCCCGGACCAGGCAGTGGAAGCGGCCAATATCTTCAAGCCGAAGATCCTCTATCCCTACCACTATGGTGACAGCGACCTTTCGGTGCTCGAAGCGCGCATCGATCCGGCGGTGGAACTGCGCCTGCGCAACTGGTATCCGAACGGTCAAGGCTGA
- a CDS encoding DUF6538 domain-containing protein, protein MVLHMSRPFKHPTTGVYYFRKGVPDRLRHLVGKREVKISLGTKDPAEAKRLNAIVTGEVEAEWARLVERAERPKDKLTREQIVSLSGELYRALIAQHGADPGEPGHWARRLADIQRALPEHLRTSRLSTTFYQGWFFEIGTQSQYKVGQDVDRLLEREGLAVDWDTRIKLCMAGATAVAQAYRELEKRANDDYRPDPDGQRFPDWKALVRAEPLDWKEVYEKYVKRNDPAASTIKRQKGVIEKFFAFVEHDDMNRVTDVDVERWIEHRLTEVKPRTVRDADLAHPKTLFLFAKSAKLIRHAPFAEAKVMVKDEPELREREFTLDEAERILAASLVAPGKRMTVEGGAARRWVPWLCAYSGARVNEITQARASDVAQHKSKNGQLIWCINVTPEAGSVKTRKARVVPLHPHIIEQGFLDYVASRNGRHLFYDPGRARNGAAANPQYKKAGERLARWVRKTVGITDVGVDPNHGWRHLFRSTMLFAEVQEQVINRVDGHAGKTEGQKYGTAWPEVALAAISKIPPYRLGGLA, encoded by the coding sequence ATGGTCCTGCACATGTCCCGTCCGTTCAAGCATCCCACGACCGGGGTCTACTACTTCCGAAAAGGCGTGCCCGATCGCCTGCGCCACCTCGTCGGCAAACGCGAGGTCAAGATCAGCCTCGGGACGAAGGACCCCGCCGAGGCCAAGCGGCTCAACGCGATCGTCACCGGCGAGGTCGAGGCCGAATGGGCGCGCCTGGTGGAGCGCGCGGAGCGCCCGAAGGACAAGCTTACCCGCGAGCAGATCGTGTCGCTGTCCGGCGAGCTCTATCGCGCCTTGATCGCCCAGCACGGCGCGGACCCGGGCGAGCCGGGCCATTGGGCGCGAAGGCTCGCCGACATCCAGAGGGCGCTCCCGGAGCACCTTCGCACCAGCAGGCTGTCCACGACGTTCTATCAAGGCTGGTTTTTCGAGATCGGAACGCAGTCGCAGTACAAGGTCGGCCAGGACGTCGATCGCCTGCTCGAGCGCGAAGGCCTCGCAGTGGACTGGGACACGCGCATCAAGCTCTGCATGGCCGGGGCCACTGCGGTCGCCCAGGCCTATCGCGAGCTCGAGAAGCGGGCCAACGACGACTATCGCCCAGATCCGGACGGCCAGCGCTTCCCCGACTGGAAGGCGCTCGTGCGCGCCGAGCCGCTCGATTGGAAAGAGGTCTACGAGAAGTACGTCAAGCGGAACGACCCCGCGGCCAGCACCATCAAGCGCCAGAAGGGCGTGATCGAGAAGTTCTTCGCCTTCGTCGAGCACGACGACATGAACCGGGTGACGGATGTCGACGTGGAGCGCTGGATCGAACATCGCCTGACGGAGGTGAAACCGCGCACGGTTCGAGACGCCGACCTGGCCCATCCGAAGACTCTCTTCCTGTTCGCCAAGTCGGCCAAGCTCATCCGCCATGCCCCCTTCGCAGAGGCCAAGGTCATGGTCAAGGACGAGCCGGAACTGCGTGAGCGGGAGTTCACGCTCGACGAGGCCGAGCGCATCCTTGCCGCGTCGCTGGTCGCACCGGGAAAGCGCATGACGGTCGAGGGCGGAGCGGCACGGCGATGGGTGCCATGGCTGTGCGCCTATTCCGGCGCGCGGGTCAACGAGATCACCCAGGCGCGCGCCAGCGATGTGGCCCAGCACAAATCGAAGAACGGCCAGTTGATCTGGTGCATCAACGTCACGCCCGAGGCCGGTTCGGTCAAGACCAGGAAAGCGCGTGTGGTGCCCCTCCATCCCCATATCATCGAGCAGGGGTTCCTGGACTACGTTGCAAGTCGCAATGGCAGGCATCTTTTCTACGACCCCGGGCGCGCCAGAAACGGCGCCGCGGCCAACCCTCAGTACAAGAAGGCCGGCGAAAGGTTGGCTCGATGGGTGCGCAAGACCGTCGGCATCACCGATGTGGGGGTCGACCCCAATCACGGGTGGCGGCACCTGTTCCGGTCCACGATGCTGTTCGCCGAGGTGCAAGAGCAGGTGATCAATCGCGTGGACGGCCATGCGGGCAAGACCGAGGGCCAGAAATACGGTACAGCTTGGCCAGAGGTGGCGCTGGCGGCCATCTCAAAGATCCCGCCGTATCGCCTTGGAGGTCTCGCATGA
- a CDS encoding DUF6161 domain-containing protein — protein sequence MAKRGMSAGEARVRGYPLHAASAVQGYQVTIRNVEDAARWVANEIDYWRGADFATHETEGALAIWQIYVARLEKIDTSNSYGLKQYFDQAEKLGVVVGASRLGQALLEVRQWDPRGAAALVAALTENLQSDIAAIGIDYRRAVKAGLVVGPAMLAARGINDLEVLEARSKTAVEEYEQARDAFGIQIREVMQSVYEDHAGHADDMAKQRQELTAFVSGTEAELTRIRELYHKHVQVEAAATYWSDRANAAWQAGAASLAAFIAMVIVPLGYAFFNLEAIKDFVMEIGTTSQGQLSLTPLVAITVPVLAYGWILRHVSRLFIQSFAQSDDARYRNVMTMTFLGLSKDEKSGVTDTERGIIMNALFRPSPPNAAEDGPPIGLLDLIKGGKQ from the coding sequence ATGGCGAAGCGTGGGATGTCGGCGGGGGAAGCCAGGGTCAGGGGATACCCGTTGCACGCGGCGAGCGCGGTGCAGGGATATCAGGTCACCATAAGGAACGTCGAAGACGCGGCGCGCTGGGTCGCGAACGAGATCGACTACTGGCGGGGCGCGGATTTCGCAACACACGAGACGGAAGGCGCTCTGGCGATCTGGCAGATTTACGTTGCCCGGCTGGAGAAGATCGATACGAGCAATTCCTACGGCCTGAAGCAATACTTTGACCAGGCCGAAAAACTCGGCGTCGTGGTCGGCGCAAGTCGTCTCGGCCAAGCGCTCCTAGAAGTCAGACAGTGGGATCCGCGCGGCGCCGCCGCCTTGGTAGCGGCTCTGACGGAGAACCTGCAAAGCGACATAGCGGCGATCGGCATCGACTATCGCCGCGCCGTCAAGGCGGGTCTTGTCGTGGGCCCGGCCATGCTGGCTGCGCGAGGCATCAACGATCTCGAGGTCCTTGAAGCCCGTTCGAAGACGGCGGTCGAGGAATACGAACAGGCGCGAGACGCTTTCGGCATCCAGATCCGGGAAGTCATGCAAAGCGTCTACGAAGACCATGCAGGGCACGCCGACGACATGGCGAAGCAGCGACAAGAATTGACCGCCTTCGTCTCCGGGACGGAAGCGGAGCTGACGCGCATCCGTGAACTCTACCACAAGCACGTTCAGGTCGAAGCGGCGGCGACCTATTGGAGCGATCGGGCGAACGCCGCATGGCAGGCCGGCGCGGCGTCGCTCGCCGCTTTCATAGCGATGGTGATCGTTCCTTTAGGCTACGCTTTCTTCAACCTCGAGGCGATCAAGGACTTCGTCATGGAGATCGGCACGACCTCGCAGGGGCAGCTTTCTCTGACGCCGCTGGTGGCGATCACCGTGCCAGTTCTGGCTTACGGATGGATTCTTCGCCATGTCAGTCGCCTTTTCATCCAGAGCTTCGCCCAATCGGACGATGCGCGGTACCGCAACGTCATGACCATGACTTTCCTAGGTCTTAGCAAGGACGAGAAGAGCGGGGTGACCGACACGGAACGCGGCATCATCATGAACGCGCTGTTCCGTCCAAGCCCTCCCAACGCGGCGGAGGACGGACCGCCGATCGGACTGCTCGACCTGATCAAGGGCGGTAAGCAGTAG